CAACTAAAAAGCTCAACAGAATAATGCCCATGGCGTCTTGCAAGCTTCCTGCAACTTCGATTGCATTGGCAACCAATGCAGCGGATACTACGGTCATTGGACCTGTTGGGCCACTTGCTTGGGTAGCGGTACCCCCAAAGAGAGCCGCTAAAATACCAACAGCTATTGCTCCATATAACCCTGCTATGGCCCCTAATCCAGATTGTACTCCAAATGCAAGTGCTAGGGGCAATGCAACAACACCTGCTACGAGCCCTCCCGTAACATCACCTTTAAGATATTTTGAATTGTAAATTGATTTGATCATGGTTACAAAGTTGAATCCTAAAAATAGGAAGTAAAAAGGTCTCTTTCAAAGAAATTATTTTCTTTAAGGCACTTATTTAGAATAAAATATGCGTTTAGGTATTGTTGTTACAATGACTTTTCTTTTATTACCATGGTTTTCATGCTAAATAAAATAGTACTGTTCGAAAAATCTAGAGAGGAAGCGACCCTAAATGAAATAAGGTTTATAAAGAACTCTTGAACTGCTCTAAGAACCTAATATCGTTCTCACTCAACAAGCGGATGTCAGAAATTTGATGGAGCAACAATGCAATACGGTCAATACCCATACCAAATGCGAAACCAGAATAGACTTCTGGGTCAATATCACAATTCTGTAATACATTTGGGTCGACCATTCCACAACCCATAATTTCCAACCATCCGGTGCCCTTGGTCATTTTATAGTCCGTTTCTGTTTCAAGACCCCAATAGACATCAACTTCTGCGCTGGGTTCTGTAAAAGGAAAATAGGAAGGACGCAAGCGAATTTTTGACTTTCCGAACATCTCCGAAGTAAAATATTGGAGTGTTTGTTTTAAATCTGCGAACGAAACATCCTTATCGACGTACAAGCCTTCAACTTGATGAAAAAAGCAATGCGAACGTGCCGAAATTGCCTCGTTACGATAGACCCTCCCAGGAGAAATTGTTCGAATAGGCGGCTTGTTGTTTTCCATGTACCTAACCTGAACGGATGAGGTATGGGTGCGCAATAAAATATCTGGATCGGTCTGAATGAAAAACGTATCCTGCATATCCCGGGCAGGATGATATTCCGGTAAGTTCAATGCAGTGAAATTATGCCAGTCATCCTCAATTTCAGGACCTTCGGAGACATTAAAACCTATCCGTGAAAAAATATCGATAATTTGATTTTTTACTATTGATATTGGGTGTCTTGCACCAATTTCGATAGGTTCCCCAGGTCTTGTCAAGTCCCCGAACTTGCCATTTATTTCGGAACTGTTTTCGAGTGCTGTTTTTAGGGAATTTACCTTTTCTGTAGCTGTCCCTTTGAGTTGATTGATAACTTGACCGAATTCTTTTTTTTGTTCGTTTGGAACGTTTTTAAATTCAGCAAAGAATGTATTCAAAAGTCCTTTCTTCCCTAAATATTTAATTCGGAAAGCTTCTATTTCATCTTTTGAGGTCGAAGTGAATTGCTCCACTTCGCTCAAGTGTTCTTTTATTGTCTCAATCATGGTTGTCGCTCGTAGCGGACAAATTTAGCAAATTGTCCTTGAATATATAGGCTATGAGGCAATGAACTGCAACACCTCCAAAAAAGTGCCA
The nucleotide sequence above comes from Flagellimonas sp. HMM57. Encoded proteins:
- the pheS gene encoding phenylalanine--tRNA ligase subunit alpha encodes the protein MIETIKEHLSEVEQFTSTSKDEIEAFRIKYLGKKGLLNTFFAEFKNVPNEQKKEFGQVINQLKGTATEKVNSLKTALENSSEINGKFGDLTRPGEPIEIGARHPISIVKNQIIDIFSRIGFNVSEGPEIEDDWHNFTALNLPEYHPARDMQDTFFIQTDPDILLRTHTSSVQVRYMENNKPPIRTISPGRVYRNEAISARSHCFFHQVEGLYVDKDVSFADLKQTLQYFTSEMFGKSKIRLRPSYFPFTEPSAEVDVYWGLETETDYKMTKGTGWLEIMGCGMVDPNVLQNCDIDPEVYSGFAFGMGIDRIALLLHQISDIRLLSENDIRFLEQFKSSL